The following are encoded in a window of Pontiella desulfatans genomic DNA:
- the istA gene encoding IS21 family transposase — translation MQWWTDIRRKVLVEGVSKRQVKAEYRIHTKTLEKILAHPKPPGYRMAQPRPKPMIGPFLGRIDEILRQDRELPKKQRHTAKRIFDRLKEEGYTGGYTQVKDAVRNARVRLKDVYIPLAHRPGEAQMDFGYALAKINGQLRKVAFFVMSLPYSDAVYVQAYEKICTEVFWDGHVRAFTFFDGVPCRISYDNERVMVAKVMKRHQRKLTDGFLQLQSHYLFKEHFCNVARGNEKGVVESMVRYTRSNFMVPVPEVRSFDELNRMLEERCREELGRKLRGKDGTKGQLLADERGRFIDLPVVPFESCRVRTCTASSLSLVRFDGNDYSVPVRYAHYETVVKGYIDRIVVCRGDECIAEHPRLWGKAGVHFNPVHYLALLERKPGGLDHARPLEDWKLPSCFRDLRSRLEADLDGEGTREYIKVLRLLEKHSPKELARAVEQGLRCGASSRDAIAQFLIPRPEWRCTRFSLDGHEHLREVQVDCVDVADYNRLLGQEVGA, via the coding sequence ATGCAATGGTGGACCGATATCAGACGAAAGGTGCTTGTTGAAGGCGTCAGCAAGCGACAGGTTAAGGCCGAGTACAGGATTCACACCAAGACGCTGGAGAAGATTCTGGCGCACCCCAAGCCTCCGGGATACCGGATGGCCCAGCCGAGGCCGAAGCCCATGATCGGGCCGTTTCTCGGTCGGATCGACGAGATTCTCCGGCAGGACCGGGAGTTGCCAAAAAAGCAACGGCATACGGCCAAGCGGATTTTTGATCGCCTGAAAGAGGAAGGATACACCGGCGGGTATACGCAGGTGAAAGATGCCGTGCGCAACGCCCGGGTGCGTCTGAAGGATGTCTACATTCCGCTGGCCCATCGGCCCGGAGAGGCGCAGATGGATTTCGGCTATGCCCTCGCTAAAATAAACGGCCAGCTTCGGAAGGTCGCATTTTTTGTGATGAGCCTGCCGTATTCGGATGCGGTTTATGTGCAGGCCTACGAAAAGATCTGCACGGAGGTTTTCTGGGATGGGCATGTGAGGGCCTTCACCTTTTTCGATGGCGTACCCTGCCGTATCAGCTACGACAACGAGCGGGTGATGGTGGCCAAGGTGATGAAGCGCCACCAACGCAAGCTCACCGACGGGTTCCTCCAGCTCCAGAGCCACTATCTGTTCAAGGAACACTTCTGCAACGTGGCCCGAGGTAACGAAAAGGGCGTGGTCGAATCGATGGTGCGCTATACTCGTTCCAACTTCATGGTTCCGGTGCCGGAGGTTCGTAGCTTTGATGAGCTCAACCGCATGCTTGAAGAGCGTTGCCGGGAGGAGCTTGGGCGTAAACTGCGGGGCAAGGACGGAACGAAGGGGCAGTTGCTGGCCGATGAGCGTGGCCGTTTTATTGATCTGCCGGTCGTGCCGTTCGAGTCCTGCCGGGTGCGAACCTGCACCGCCAGCTCCTTGTCGCTCGTGCGTTTCGACGGCAACGATTATTCGGTGCCCGTGCGCTACGCCCACTACGAAACGGTGGTCAAGGGCTATATCGACCGGATTGTGGTCTGCCGGGGCGATGAATGCATCGCCGAACATCCCCGGTTGTGGGGCAAGGCCGGCGTCCATTTCAACCCCGTGCACTATCTCGCACTGCTCGAACGCAAGCCCGGCGGGCTCGACCACGCCCGGCCATTGGAAGACTGGAAACTGCCATCCTGCTTTCGGGATCTGCGCAGCAGGCTGGAGGCCGATCTCGATGGCGAAGGAACCCGGGAGTACATCAAGGTGCTGCGTCTGCTCGAAAAGCATTCACCCAAGGAACTGGCCCGGGCCGTTGAGCAGGGGCTGCGTTGCGGGGCCTCCTCCCGAGACGCCATTGCCCAGTTCCTCATTCCCCGGCCGGAATGGCGATGCACCCGGTTCAGCCTCGACGGCCATGAGCATCTACGAGAGGTCCAGGTGGACTGCGTCGATGTGGCCGACTACAACCGTCTGCTCGGACAGGAGGTGGGCGCATGA
- the istB gene encoding IS21-like element helper ATPase IstB — protein MSTKTPSHVLLEHYLKTLKLPSVLREHRKMASVCQAERADYSTYLLRLIEQEIHDREQRAAERRLKSARFPVVKTLDSFRFEEQPSINQPLVRELAHGEFIKERENVLLIGNSGTGKTHLATALAFAACQMGFKVRFFGVTALVTQLLERREERQLDRFFKQLERSDLLVLDELGYVPFSKLGAELLFEVVSRAYERTSVVVTTNLPFESWTEVLGSQRLTGALLDRLTHRVHILEANGESFRLQDSLRRRGQRQKTKKP, from the coding sequence ATGAGCACGAAGACCCCGTCGCATGTACTGCTCGAGCACTACCTTAAAACGCTGAAGCTGCCGAGTGTCCTGCGGGAGCACCGCAAGATGGCCTCGGTCTGCCAGGCCGAACGGGCCGATTACTCGACCTATTTGCTGCGGCTCATCGAACAGGAGATTCACGACCGGGAACAACGGGCCGCCGAACGCCGCCTCAAGTCCGCCCGTTTCCCCGTTGTGAAAACCCTCGACAGCTTCCGGTTCGAGGAGCAGCCCTCGATCAACCAGCCGCTGGTGAGGGAACTAGCCCATGGCGAGTTTATCAAGGAGCGGGAGAACGTGCTGCTGATCGGCAACAGCGGAACCGGAAAAACCCACCTCGCCACCGCCCTGGCCTTCGCCGCCTGCCAGATGGGCTTCAAGGTGCGGTTCTTCGGCGTCACCGCCCTGGTCACGCAGTTGCTCGAACGCCGGGAGGAAAGGCAGCTTGACCGGTTCTTCAAGCAACTCGAGCGCTCCGACCTGCTCGTGCTCGATGAACTCGGCTACGTTCCGTTCTCCAAGCTGGGGGCAGAACTGCTTTTCGAAGTCGTCAGCCGGGCCTACGAACGCACCAGCGTCGTGGTCACCACGAACCTGCCCTTCGAATCATGGACGGAGGTGCTGGGCTCGCAGCGGCTCACTGGCGCTTTACTCGATCGATTGACCCACCGGGTCCATATCCTCGAAGCCAATGGTGAAAGTTTCAGGCTGCAGGACTCATTGCGCCGCCGGGGACAGCGGCAGAAAACAAAGAAACCGTAG
- a CDS encoding type I restriction endonuclease subunit R, whose product MTNQNPEQVARENIDRMLVDAGWLVQDYKALNLGAGPGIAVREVTLKSGRCDYLLLVDRQPVGVIEAKKEGTTLSTVAEQSGRYGENLPDFFQIEGQLPFYYESTGIETYFRDERDPEPRSRRVFSFHQPETFSKWLAKDTTLRERLANMPSDHPLNTDGMRACQIEAITNLECSFAENHSRALIQMATGAGKTYTACAFVHRLIRHGGAKRVLFLVDRANLGRQAKGEFDQYVMPDTGRKFTEEYNVQHLTSNKLDSVSRVTICTIQRLYSMLRGEELEEDIDEKSGFELAQADNRPKEVAYNPTIPIEAFDFIVTDECHRSIYGLWRQVLEYFDAFLVGLTATPSKQTIGFFDQNLVMEYNHDRAVADGVNVGYEVYRIKTKVTEQGSKVDKGFYVDKRHKETRAVRWEKLDEDLAYASNQLDRSVVNPSQIRTVLTAFKVALATEIFPGRKMVPKTLIFAKDDSHAEDIVHAVRDVFGKGNDFSKKITYQSKHPETGKPAKGEELIAQFRTSPQLRIAVTVDMVATGTDIKPLECLLFMRDVRSRVYFEQMKGRGTRVLTSTDLQSVSGADAHAKTHFIIVDAVGVCESDKTDSRPLERKRTVAFDKLMLGVAMGKRDEDTLTSLAGRLAKLDREVTKEQAEEITELAGGRTLSDMAGGLLDAVNPDKIAEKAAGPGAEPQEVAEEDFEAARKELIDEACSPFDSPELRENLVKAKQELEQTIDTVTIDEVIEEGTGFDATAKEKAAGLVTSFREYIEEHRAEIEALQILYSRPYKKRLTERMLKELEAKLKEPFGPVPVDSVWNAFERIEGRSVKGRKSVAHRFADLVPLISHALEQQPVLKPFAESVEERFNDWLMDKAKAGATFTPDQLAWLNMIRDHIATSLSIETDDFDYAPFTQEGGLGKAALLFGSDLHSILEELNGTLVA is encoded by the coding sequence ATGACGAATCAGAATCCGGAGCAGGTTGCCAGGGAAAACATTGACCGCATGTTGGTCGATGCCGGCTGGCTTGTGCAGGATTACAAGGCGCTGAACCTTGGGGCCGGGCCGGGCATTGCCGTGCGCGAGGTCACCCTCAAGTCGGGCCGGTGCGACTATCTGTTGCTGGTGGATCGTCAGCCCGTCGGCGTGATCGAGGCCAAGAAGGAGGGCACCACGCTTTCGACGGTGGCGGAACAGTCGGGCCGCTATGGTGAAAACCTTCCCGATTTCTTCCAGATCGAAGGCCAGCTCCCGTTCTATTATGAGTCCACCGGCATAGAGACCTACTTCCGCGATGAGCGCGACCCCGAACCCCGATCGCGCCGGGTGTTCTCATTCCACCAACCGGAAACCTTTTCAAAGTGGCTGGCCAAGGACACGACGTTGCGCGAGCGGCTGGCCAACATGCCGTCCGACCATCCCTTGAATACGGATGGAATGCGCGCCTGCCAAATCGAGGCCATCACCAATCTCGAGTGTTCGTTTGCGGAGAATCATTCCCGGGCTCTGATCCAAATGGCGACGGGGGCGGGCAAAACCTACACCGCCTGTGCTTTTGTTCATCGGCTTATCCGCCATGGGGGAGCAAAGCGCGTGCTATTCCTGGTTGACCGCGCAAACCTTGGCCGGCAGGCCAAGGGCGAGTTCGACCAATATGTCATGCCCGACACGGGCCGCAAGTTTACCGAAGAATACAACGTTCAGCATCTGACCTCCAACAAGCTCGATTCCGTTTCCCGCGTAACCATCTGCACCATCCAGCGGCTCTATTCCATGCTACGCGGAGAAGAGCTGGAGGAAGACATCGACGAAAAATCCGGTTTCGAGTTGGCACAGGCCGACAATCGCCCGAAAGAGGTCGCCTACAATCCGACCATTCCCATAGAGGCTTTTGATTTTATCGTCACCGACGAATGCCACCGTTCCATCTACGGCCTGTGGCGGCAGGTGCTGGAATATTTCGATGCTTTCCTGGTCGGCCTCACCGCCACACCCTCCAAGCAGACCATTGGTTTTTTCGACCAGAATCTGGTGATGGAATACAACCACGACCGTGCGGTGGCCGACGGCGTGAACGTCGGCTACGAAGTCTACCGCATCAAAACCAAGGTCACCGAGCAGGGTTCCAAGGTCGATAAGGGATTTTACGTCGATAAGCGCCACAAGGAAACCCGCGCGGTGCGGTGGGAAAAACTGGACGAGGATTTGGCCTATGCCTCCAACCAGTTGGATCGTTCCGTGGTCAATCCCTCGCAGATCCGCACCGTGCTCACGGCGTTCAAGGTTGCGCTGGCCACCGAAATATTTCCTGGCCGGAAGATGGTTCCTAAAACCCTGATTTTCGCCAAGGACGATTCGCACGCCGAGGACATTGTGCATGCCGTACGCGATGTATTCGGGAAGGGGAACGATTTTTCCAAGAAGATCACCTACCAATCCAAACATCCCGAAACGGGCAAGCCGGCCAAGGGCGAGGAGCTGATTGCCCAGTTCCGTACATCGCCCCAGTTGCGGATTGCGGTGACGGTGGACATGGTCGCTACCGGCACCGACATCAAGCCGCTCGAATGCCTGCTGTTCATGCGCGATGTCCGTAGCCGGGTCTACTTCGAGCAGATGAAAGGTCGCGGCACCCGTGTGCTGACCTCCACCGATTTGCAATCCGTCAGCGGCGCCGATGCGCATGCCAAAACCCACTTCATCATTGTTGACGCGGTGGGGGTGTGCGAGAGCGATAAAACCGACTCCCGCCCGCTGGAGCGCAAGCGCACCGTTGCGTTCGACAAGCTGATGCTTGGCGTCGCCATGGGCAAGCGCGATGAGGATACCCTGACCTCCCTGGCCGGGCGGCTCGCCAAGCTGGATCGGGAGGTGACCAAGGAACAGGCGGAGGAAATCACCGAACTCGCCGGAGGCAGAACCCTTTCGGATATGGCCGGGGGATTGTTGGATGCCGTCAATCCCGACAAGATTGCCGAAAAGGCGGCGGGGCCGGGCGCCGAACCGCAGGAAGTGGCGGAAGAGGATTTCGAGGCCGCGCGCAAGGAACTGATCGACGAAGCCTGCTCACCATTCGACAGCCCCGAACTGCGCGAAAACCTGGTGAAGGCCAAGCAGGAGTTGGAGCAGACCATCGACACGGTAACCATTGACGAGGTCATTGAAGAAGGAACCGGTTTCGATGCCACCGCCAAGGAAAAGGCCGCCGGCCTGGTCACCTCGTTCCGGGAATACATCGAAGAACATCGCGCCGAGATAGAGGCGCTGCAGATTCTCTATAGCCGTCCCTACAAAAAACGGCTGACCGAAAGAATGCTCAAGGAACTCGAAGCCAAGCTGAAGGAACCGTTCGGCCCGGTTCCCGTTGATTCGGTGTGGAATGCCTTTGAGCGGATCGAGGGGCGCAGCGTCAAAGGTCGAAAGTCGGTTGCGCATCGTTTCGCGGATTTGGTGCCGCTCATAAGCCATGCCTTGGAACAGCAGCCCGTACTCAAACCTTTTGCCGAGTCCGTCGAGGAACGGTTTAACGACTGGCTGATGGATAAGGCCAAGGCCGGGGCCACGTTCACGCCAGACCAGCTCGCTTGGCTCAACATGATCCGCGACCACATTGCAACCAGTCTCAGCATCGAAACCGACGATTTCGACTATGCCCCCTTTACCCAGGAAGGTGGCCTTGGCAAGGCCGCACTGTTGTTCGGTTCCGATTTGCACTCGATTCTTGAAGAGCTGAATGGGACTCTAGTGGCATAA
- a CDS encoding DUF3800 domain-containing protein: protein MKDKEYIIFCDESAKKGEFYSNFYGGVMVGLSQYDRIKERLESKRDELGFRNELKWQKVTDAYLDRYISFIQVFFDELRAGNLKVRIMFRQNRYVRRFDDPEEKALEYFKLYYQFIKHSFGLKHMEHAHPEVYLRLYFDQFPDTSERAEQFKGYLGMLEAMRHFEKARIRIREGDITEIKSHEHILLQGLDIVLGSMFFRLNDLHKAIPEGKHRRGKRTVAKEKLYKFILSEIKTVYPNFNIGISTGAKSEDACWKDPYRHWKFVPRDHVIDKSKGKRAKK, encoded by the coding sequence ATGAAAGACAAGGAATATATAATTTTTTGTGATGAATCTGCCAAGAAGGGAGAGTTTTACTCGAACTTCTATGGGGGTGTGATGGTCGGATTGTCGCAATACGATCGTATTAAGGAGCGGTTGGAGTCGAAGAGGGATGAGCTAGGCTTCAGAAATGAACTGAAATGGCAGAAGGTTACCGATGCTTATCTCGATCGATATATAAGTTTTATTCAGGTCTTTTTCGATGAGTTGCGCGCCGGAAACCTGAAAGTACGTATCATGTTTCGCCAAAACAGGTATGTTCGCAGATTCGATGACCCGGAGGAAAAGGCGCTTGAATATTTCAAGCTCTACTATCAGTTCATCAAGCATAGCTTTGGACTGAAACACATGGAGCATGCCCATCCGGAAGTTTACCTGCGTCTGTATTTTGACCAGTTTCCAGACACTTCAGAGCGGGCGGAGCAGTTCAAAGGATACCTCGGAATGTTGGAGGCAATGCGCCACTTTGAAAAAGCGCGCATCCGTATTCGGGAGGGTGATATTACTGAAATTAAGTCGCATGAGCACATTTTGTTGCAGGGATTGGATATTGTTCTGGGATCGATGTTTTTTCGGTTAAACGACCTGCATAAAGCCATCCCCGAAGGGAAGCATCGCCGGGGGAAACGAACCGTAGCCAAAGAAAAGCTCTATAAATTCATTCTATCTGAAATCAAGACGGTGTATCCCAATTTCAACATTGGAATCTCAACGGGGGCAAAGAGTGAAGATGCTTGCTGGAAGGATCCATATCGGCACTGGAAGTTCGTGCCAAGGGATCATGTAATAGATAAAAGCAAAGGAAAGCGGGCAAAAAAATAA